The genomic DNA CGATACGATATGTATCTCTTTTACGCCGTTTTTTACAGATTCGTCTACTGCTTTCATTATCTCTTCGTGAGTCATTGTATAGGCGTTATCATTTTTTCTATGAGCTGAAAATGCACAGAATTTGCATGTATCTGCGCATAAATTTGTAGGATTTATATGCCTGTTTATGTTAAAATAAACTTTGTTAGAGTTGAGTTTCCGTCTTATTTGATTTGCATATTTTCCAAGAGTAAAAAGATCTAAATCATATAACATTAAACCTTCGTCGAATCCCAACCTCTTTTTGTTTTGAAGTTTATCTAGTAGATTCATATATGTTTATTTTACCTTTTTTTAAATTTAAGAGACAATTATATGCTAATAGGGCTTAAAAAAGCTTTTTTTTTGGAAATTTTTGATAAAATTTTGGCAAAGGAATAAAATGGGTAGAGTAAGCAGCATTAAATTTTTAAAATCCAAAGACGAAGATAGCGTACTTGCTAGCTGTAAAGACGGAGTTTTAAAGTGCAAAAAAGCCCTTAAAAAGCAGTTTATAAAATTAGGTGGTAGAAGCTTTGGTGCTTATCAAAGCAAAGAGATAGATAAATTTTTTAAATGCGCTTTTGAGGCTACTAAGATCAGCTATTTTGGTGAATTTGCTCCCGATGATGAGCAGCTTCCTATATCTGTTATAGCGCTTGGAAGTTACGCTTTAAGTGAAATGAGCGTTAGAAGTGATATCGATTTTTTTATATCTTATAAAAACGTAGCTGGCTACAATGTAAAAGATATAGTAAAAAGTTATATTAAATTTCTTAAAGATATAAATTTAGATATTAATCCGGTATATTATGAGATAGACGAGCTTTTTGATGCTATAAAAGACGATTTAGAACTTAAAACTATGTTTTATCAAGTGCGTTATGTATGTGCATCAAAGCAGCTTTATAAGATGACTAAAGATAAAATTTTTGAGTTAAAAGAGTATAAAAAAGATGATTTTATTAAATTTCATTTAAGTAAACTTACTCCATTTGACGAGATTAAATTATTAAGCCAAAAACCAGATATTAAAAACGGCTATGGTGGATTTTATGACTTTAAAAGAGTTTTTTGGCTTTTAAATTCTGTTGATGAAAATAGTCCAAAGTCGCACGCGCTTAAATTTATAAGTGAAAAAGAGATCAGCGAGTTAAATTTAAGCGTTGATTTTATCAGTTCGCTAAGATCGGCTTTGCAAATAAGTGGCGGAGATGATGAGCTTAAAAGCGAGTATCTGTCTGAAGTAAGCAGTGTTATGCAGACTAAAGAAAAAAAGATGCTTAGCGCCGAAGTTTTGCTTATGGTAAAGACTTTATCGTCTATGCATACTATATATATTTACTCAAGATATCTTGCTAAAACTGTTTTTAGAAGATTCTTTGATAGCGGTTTAAATTTTACTCAAAAAAGAGTTTTAAGACTTGAAAACGGATTTTATAATATAAATGATACTATTTACGCTCCGATTCATAAAAAACCAAAAGATATATTAAATTTAGTGAGAGATCTTTTGATGCTTCCGGATATTGATTTGAAATTTGATATAGGAGCGATTTTTTACTTAAAACGTACAATTATCCAAAAAGAGTCCATTGAAAAATCCTTGGTAGAATTCAAAAAATTACTTTATAGAGATAGAAGTTTTGGTATATTAAAAGCACTTTTAGATAGTGAGCTTCTGTTTTTACTTTTAAAACCTATGGAACATACAAGGCACCTAGCTCAGCTTGACGGGTATCATAAATATAGCGTGGATGAGTATAGTTTACTTGCCTTGTATCATCTTGAAAATATCAAAGATAGTTTT from Campylobacter fetus subsp. fetus includes the following:
- a CDS encoding HD domain-containing protein, which codes for MGRVSSIKFLKSKDEDSVLASCKDGVLKCKKALKKQFIKLGGRSFGAYQSKEIDKFFKCAFEATKISYFGEFAPDDEQLPISVIALGSYALSEMSVRSDIDFFISYKNVAGYNVKDIVKSYIKFLKDINLDINPVYYEIDELFDAIKDDLELKTMFYQVRYVCASKQLYKMTKDKIFELKEYKKDDFIKFHLSKLTPFDEIKLLSQKPDIKNGYGGFYDFKRVFWLLNSVDENSPKSHALKFISEKEISELNLSVDFISSLRSALQISGGDDELKSEYLSEVSSVMQTKEKKMLSAEVLLMVKTLSSMHTIYIYSRYLAKTVFRRFFDSGLNFTQKRVLRLENGFYNINDTIYAPIHKKPKDILNLVRDLLMLPDIDLKFDIGAIFYLKRTIIQKESIEKSLVEFKKLLYRDRSFGILKALLDSELLFLLLKPMEHTRHLAQLDGYHKYSVDEYSLLALYHLENIKDSFIKSLHSDLCADGKILMKLVALMHDAGKGLVGDHSNIGANIFRAYANKIGLPQKAINMGVNLIKNHTIMNNIANREDIYNQQVILNFISHIGEKQALKLLYILTYCISNATNDGFYNSYNAKLLRELYEIALKSFDNSDENLLDEAARRVKKENLIKKQKEFLELSKDEQNIILSISSNLLFIKYPPSEIIRIFLWAQNCSNISVDIENRDNFCVKIIAKRGWNTTMVLNKLAHLDLAYMEIFELFDSKFFIKLEYNQKAGDSEMKNMETLIIGALCDKQKALTKKPLILENEVNFDLNHSKIYAKMNINAKDQRGLMAYILGVFELFDIKVANARIQTIKNRTRNLFLIQKNENLETKYSSIINLITTKN